Proteins found in one Paenibacillus borealis genomic segment:
- a CDS encoding TetR/AcrR family transcriptional regulator, which produces MARQREFEEDKVLDAAMQLFWEKGFEATSLSDLTSRMGIQRPSLYSAFGDKKGLFEAALRKYTSAHAASIRGKLQTNSSVKEAFRSFFENLVAQEYGKDPNWGCFCLNSMVELAPHDEKFAILTREHQMYLSVIFQETIERGLRSGELDPGINAKSLAQTLVISLIGLTVFMKSRPERAFVDNSVREILTLLR; this is translated from the coding sequence ATGGCCCGGCAACGTGAATTTGAGGAAGACAAGGTATTGGATGCAGCGATGCAGCTATTCTGGGAAAAAGGGTTCGAAGCTACCTCCTTAAGCGATCTGACTTCAAGAATGGGCATTCAGCGCCCCAGCCTATACTCCGCCTTTGGAGATAAAAAGGGTCTATTTGAAGCTGCGCTGCGCAAATATACGAGTGCTCACGCGGCCTCCATCCGGGGTAAGCTCCAGACTAATTCTTCTGTTAAAGAGGCATTTCGCAGTTTTTTTGAGAATCTAGTGGCACAGGAATATGGGAAAGACCCGAACTGGGGATGCTTCTGTCTCAACTCGATGGTGGAGCTTGCACCGCATGATGAGAAATTCGCAATTCTGACCAGAGAACATCAGATGTATCTCTCGGTAATCTTCCAGGAAACGATTGAACGGGGGTTGCGTTCAGGTGAGCTTGATCCCGGGATTAACGCGAAGAGTCTGGCGCAGACCCTGGTCATATCATTAATTGGACTTACAGTGTTCATGAAATCCCGGCCTGAACGGGCCTTTGTTGATAATTCTGTCAGAGAAATATTGACATTGTTGAGATAG